The Halichondria panicea chromosome 8, odHalPani1.1, whole genome shotgun sequence DNA segment CCTGACAGTTTTGTAGAGTGGCTCTTGCTTGAGCGAGAGGTCACCATTGTAAATGTCATCTGTTTCTCTATTTCCTGGTGaagtgtattgtacatgtcaTGGTGGTTGCAgaaaagggggtggggctggtcctAGCAACTTACTGAGTACAGAGGCGGCCCTGCTTGTGTCTTGAGGGAAAGAAACTGCCCTCACAGAGTCCATCTTTATTGCAGCGTAGATGTAGACGCTCTTGATGACAGCTAGAGCTGCTTGTGAAGGGCTTAGGAAAAGAGACAGCACTAGCGAGATAAGATCTAAAAGGGGTGTGGCGATAGGATCAAATGCCATGTGGCCTGTGCAACAGGAGATATCATCACAATGGAAATGTAAATCTCTTCTTGTGTGTTCTGTAATAATCTGACTattttgttccatgcagtatTGACAAGAATGTGGCTATGCTCTCAAACTTTGAGGTAagaacactagctagctactagtgAACAAGTCGTCATGTCACATCATTCTCGATCTCGCCCACAACAGGTGCACGACCTCCTAGCAAGCTTACAGACAAATACAAAGGGAAAGAAACCAAACGGTCGAGCACAAAACCTTGCCACAATCACATACGAAGTGAGTGATACATTTTTGTCTGATTTTCTCTTCGTTAAACTATTCAAATTTTAGACCAACGAGTATCTGTCCAAGACTCCGTGTGCACTACAGGTACAGTATAGTGTGTAGGCATATCATGTGATTCACAATGCCTGACAGGATGCAAAGATCATCAAAGACTTCCTAAACGACCTAAAATTAGTCAAGTTAACAAAGTGAGCTTAAACTACCATTTATTTTAGTATTTTAGAGGACTATAGTCCTATCCATTTATAGAGCTGAGAAACTGCAGCTGTTGAATCTGAGACCAGTCACACAAGTGGAGTTGCAGCTGGTGAATTTACTAATGTGTGTATTGCCACGACGACCCTAATGATCGTACCGTGTCTGAAGTAATGAAATTACCCAAAACACCCCCCAACTGAATTTGCATAGTTTTGTACCATTTTGTGCAATTGCCACCAGCTCCATGCAAGGGACTTCCTAATAATTGATGAGTGTCTCTCTCTGTACCCAGTTAGTTGAGGAGATGGAGGAGCGTCTGAGTGAAGAGGAGACGGCTGCTCTACTGGAGAGAGTGGCCGCTCTGCCCTGTCCACAACCTGACCAACCCGAGCCACCAGTTGAGAGTGATACCATGGACACCAACTCATGACAATCATTGTGTTTTGTTAATATTAATATTCTTTCCAATGTAAAATTCACATAAAAAAGTCAcaaaataaatacatgtagtatatactattattatattctACGGCTATAACAGTTTAAGGTGTCCTGTTGTCGTGTCCACCTTTTCCACTggacctgcatgtgtgtggggaaACATGTGACTACTACACATGTGTATAGTTGACGcaaattatcataattatgagatcCCACTAgagtgtgtttagcagggaaaaACTAATGAGCTATAAGTTCCCGGTAACTATAGATTGCTTGAGGATACAAGTGAGTTACATGTATTTGGCCGAAATCACTATTTGAAAATCTCTTTATCAACAGAACTCAAGTCTTAAATTCGattggggccataatttggcATTTTTCGCCCTTGGACATGTAGCTTtagttagccaatgaaaagtgggaccTAGATCAGTTAGATCATGGGCATAATGTATCTATAGCAAAAGtctatttattgtattatagtgtcccaaagtcCGAGGACATAGTACTACACAAGTAATTACACAAAATATCATATGAACAGTAGAATGCATTAGATAACAAACACCTGTAGCTAGTATATACCCTCACCTGGTCCAATACAGAGCACTGTCTTAGAGCCTGGTGCGATCTGAGTGCGTCCAGCATCCCTCACAACGTGAGTATTGAGACCTAACTCCCTAGCATGTTGCCTCACATCCAGTctaagggggaggggcagatAAGTATACGCTACTAGTACAAGGTATACTTACAATGTTTGCTCGTCAGGAGCCTTGACAACGACCTTTGTACACCCTGTGTTCTCCCAGTGACTGACTACCTGTGTGAGAGgacaaatcataattatgcaaaaatCACATtacccccgccccctcacacacacaacatccgcccactccaccctcacacacccatTACACATATCTCACACATAGCTATGTACATACCTCAGGTTGGGTACTCATCAGTTGCTTGTATGCTCCGATAGCAGCATGACTACACTACATGGAAAACAAGCATACATTTATATGAATATATCGCTGTTAAAATGACGGCTCACTTGAGCAGCAATCTTCCCCTTGCCCATCTTCAGATCGTTCCTCACTACAAACACCATCTTGTGCTCGCCACTCACCCGGGAGTGTGATAGAAACGACTTGCCCTACAGAAACAAATTAACCAACATTTCTCGAGATGGAAGTATTTAGATGGTTAATGTGGAAGTGCTTCTAAAAGGTTGTCCTCACACTAGTGTGTCCAGAGGGTCCTGACAGAGCTGACACTCGCCTCCTACTACTCAATAGAAACCCAAGGAACAGCCCAAACCCCACACCTGTCGTCAAAGCAGCTGTCAACTGAAGAGACTTGGGCCATTCCATCCTACAGCATGGGAAATGGTGACCTCGTTTAAAAGCTTGTAAGATTATTGTGAAAGTAGGGGAAGGGTCGTCTATTGGCTATAAACGACCCTTTCCCTAAAACTGTTGCAGCGCATAGAAATGACGATCCTTGCCAAATATTGTTATTGTTGGACTGAACATGGAGGAAGTTAAAGCTGATACTGAAGATCCTTTTGAGGCAGTGTTTCTTGCAGAAGACAGGTAAAGGTTCTCTACTCACTCCACTAGCATAGTCCTTGTAGCTTGTCACCTTATAGCTGCCACATTGACTGTACAAACATACAGAATAATGTGTAACTGTTCGCCCATCCCCGTGTATGTCCCGGTGGATCAGACTCTACAAGGAGGGATATGCTGAGGGATTAGCAGTGGGAAAGGAGCAAGGTCGTAACGATGGTTTCAGTACTGGCCGCAGCACAGGGAGAGAGCTAGGGGAAGAGCTGGGATACTACTTGGGATTTACAGAAACCATTCTGAGCACTGTGGTGAAGGAAGAAAAGAACGAGCGAAAGTTGAGGTACGATGACAGTTTCACCAGGGTTACTGCATACCGCTCTCTGTAGGTTACTGAATTCTCTACTGGAGTTGGTGAAGGACTTCCATCATTTAAACACTTCCTCGGCAGATTATCAGCTGAATCTCACTCGGGTCCGAGCCAAGTTCAGTCAGGTGACTTATAGACACTCGTACacactacactgtacattagcCCACTCCCTCATACAGGTGCTGTCTCTGCTGCAAGTCAGTCAATCACTACATCCACACAGACAAAGCTCTTCTCTGAATTTTTAGTCACTGGACATTGAGCTAGCTAACTGTTTACATGTTTACTCATTGTTTGTTCATTTGCATTTATACTCAACATAAATTTCATACTGTTTTAAAAAGTCTTTTGATAATTAAATGGAGTGGCTTGTTTGTACAATTTCAAAGAGAAAAGTTATACAAGATACCTATTGGGCAATGAACTCAGAGGTATGCATAGCTGCTCTAAGGCAGTTCTCAAAGTTAGAGCCTGAGAATGAATCACCAGTCGCCACAACTAGCGGGTCTTGTGACATCACCACAAAGTCATGTAATCCGGGGAATTTGTCTTGTACCTGTGAGTACCTCCAACGCAATAGATAAGAGTGGGACGATTGTGGTAGACCCGGCATCATCTCTCCCACCATCTCCAGCAGTTGACCCTTCACTTGATCCTTGTCAGTGTTCAATTGCTTGATGCCAAACGGTACACTAGTGTGTACTAATAGAGTAGCTCCAGGTGTTTCCGCTCCTCTCTTTAATTGGTCCCAGGACATGTATCGAATGACTGGGTGATCACAGTACTTGGCAGACCAAGGACTATCGAACATACCGGGGGAAGAGTGAACAGTCTCAGCGTTGTAGAATAATCCTAGAGCATAGCGAGACGAATACTTGACAGAGGAGAGATTACTAACAATATCTGTGGCTGCCCTTGATGATAATAGATTGCCCTGTAGTTGCAGCAGTTGTGGTGCTGGCAGTGTGAGTATAAGTCCATCGAATATTTCTTCAATGCCAGATTCAGCTGCACACAAGACACGTCCACCATTGATGCTTACAGATTTCAGACAACGCTTGAATTGAACGCTTGCTTTGGAGTGATCGAGAAAGTGTCTGCATATCGAGCTCATGCCTTTAGGAGCAACGTAATGCTTGTCATTGTGACTGTGTTTGCTGCCTTCAATCATGCCCTGGAATGGAGTTAATATGGATGCATCCAGGAGCTCCTTGTAGACGTCATTTTTGACTTTATTCTCCGATGTTTCTAGGCAACGTGTAAGGTATTGTGCACCCATGTCAACGTGTAATGATCGGTCGTTATCCGAGTAGGATGTTGTGAATCGACCTCCGCACCCACGAGCCTACATGAGGAATAGAAAATAAACACATGAGACACTACAATAGTTCTTAATCATAAATAAGGAAAGAAATTATATGCTgtcttgtatataattatagttctatGATTCAATGTATCTGCATCTGATCTGATCTGACCTTGTCCCAGACAGTGATGTTGGCTTGTACAGAGGATCTAGAGAGAAGTG contains these protein-coding regions:
- the LOC135339820 gene encoding peptidyl-tRNA hydrolase 2, mitochondrial-like, yielding MEWPKSLQLTAALTTGVGFGLFLGFLLSSRRRVSALSGPSGHTSGKSFLSHSRVSGEHKMVFVVRNDLKMGKGKIAAQCSHAAIGAYKQLMSTQPEVVSHWENTGCTKVVVKAPDEQTLLDVRQHARELGLNTHVVRDAGRTQIAPGSKTVLCIGPGPVEKVDTTTGHLKLL
- the LOC135339827 gene encoding DNA-directed RNA polymerase III subunit RPC9-like, whose product is MEIIDKNVAMLSNFEVHDLLASLQTNTKGKKPNGRAQNLATITYETNEYLSKTPCALQDAKIIKDFLNDLKLVKLTKAEKLQLLNLRPVTQVELQLLVEEMEERLSEEETAALLERVAALPCPQPDQPEPPVESDTMDTNS
- the LOC135339830 gene encoding protein LTO1 homolog isoform X2, yielding MSRWIRLYKEGYAEGLAVGKEQGRNDGFSTGRSTGRELGEELGYYLGFTETILSTVVKEEKNERKLRLLNSLLELVKDFHHLNTSSADYQLNLTRVRAKFSQVLSLLQVSQSLHPHRQSSSLNF
- the LOC135339738 gene encoding renalase-like → MAKAKELLIVGAGLTGSLTASLLSRSSVQANITVWDKARGCGGRFTTSYSDNDRSLHVDMGAQYLTRCLETSENKVKNDVYKELLDASILTPFQGMIEGSKHSHNDKHYVAPKGMSSICRHFLDHSKASVQFKRCLKSVSINGGRVLCAAESGIEEIFDGLILTLPAPQLLQLQGNLLSSRAATDIVSNLSSVKYSSRYALGLFYNAETVHSSPGMFDSPWSAKYCDHPVIRYMSWDQLKRGAETPGATLLVHTSVPFGIKQLNTDKDQVKGQLLEMVGEMMPGLPQSSHSYLLRWRYSQVQDKFPGLHDFVVMSQDPLVVATGDSFSGSNFENCLRAAMHTSEFIAQ
- the LOC135339830 gene encoding protein LTO1 homolog isoform X1, which translates into the protein MEEVKADTEDPFEAVFLAEDRLYKEGYAEGLAVGKEQGRNDGFSTGRSTGRELGEELGYYLGFTETILSTVVKEEKNERKLRLLNSLLELVKDFHHLNTSSADYQLNLTRVRAKFSQVLSLLQVSQSLHPHRQSSSLNF